AGTCTCCAAAACACTGTTGTTGTATAAACAAACAGGCAAAACGTATAAAAAGTACACGTTGTCGTGTAAACAGCCCCTTAGCAGAGGTTCTGTTATGAAAATCATAAACATTTTGATGTAAATTAAGTAAAGAAATTCTAAATTTAGTTTTGCCAACTTTGTTTTAcggtgtagtttttttttagttgttttagattcTGTTTACATATCTGAGTTAAAACTTCTGcaatttttgttagttttattatttctttcaaatgtctatagtttttattcatttttatttatttcagtacatcaaattaaactaaatgataaatgtagctgaaataattaaaaaacattttataataagttGTAAGTTACAGTTAAATATAAGTTATGGTTTAGTTTTACTTAACTATAAAAACCCTGATACAAATCCATGGTGGTTTATCAATGCAGTCATTGTTCAGTAGTCACGGCACAACCCTGTAGTGAAATCAGTGCTTAACAACAGGAAGTAAGACTGGGACAGATCAAATGATGTCACAGGTTTAACTCACATGAGGAAGGCTATAGTCGCTATAACCCCACAGGTGTGATATGCATGGTGGAACTGTTCCTCTTTAGGGTACATTATCGCAGCATCAATGATGATCCACCAGCCTGTGAAAAACTGCACGAGAAGAAAAACTGTTAGTTTAGGGAATCACTGGATATTTCAAAGAACACAGGATTTATCAACATACCAGAACTCCGGCTGCGATGGAGGCGATGGTGTTTCTCTTCTCACCCCAGTCCACATTACACTCGCAATCGCCACATCTGATCCCGTCCAGAAACCCTGACATGCTTCTGATCTGACCCTTCAGAGAAACATATATTACTCTTGAGATGTTCTGCtggttttcataataaaaaaagacttattcACATTGTGTGGTGAAGTCAATTATCATACAGTGACAAATTTGGGCAGAGAAATggatatttcatttcaaatatttaatttaaaaacacctTCCttccctatctatctatctatctatctatctatctatctataatgaATCGCAtcccaaaaagtttttttttttttttttttttacatgtttgtgtactatttatgtatatacaaatacacacatatttaaaatactgagatttatatatttaaattaatatataaatatctttgatatataaacatattttttcttaaatatatatatatgcatgcgtgtatttaaatatgcataacaaatatacacaacacacacacataatatgtaaacaaaaacttatttttaatgggattaatcgtttgacggcactatctatctatctatctatgcattaaactaatcaaaagtgtcagtaaagtcgattataatgttacagaatatttttatttcgaataaaatgctgttcttttgatgttttttttttttttactttacataatCTTGAAAAACGGGGGAAAATTAGTGTTcgtaaactaattttagtttctaTTTAGAAGGAAATAAATTCAAGCCGTTCCTGCGCAGGAGCGACGCATCGTCACTGACTGCGCACACGCAGAGCACACATGATCATCCTGAACCAAACACAAATAACACACAAAGGGTTTCCTTCTGTCATGTTTGCGACCAATATCTCAATATTAACATATGCGAGCTTTAACATAATAGTTCAGAACTACATTTCCGCGCAATATCGGGCGAGAACGTCGAGTGTTAATGCCGTAAACATTTTTGATCTCTCATGTCCGGCTGAAAATTTTGCTACATCACTCGTTCTATAAAGCATGGCGGATAAATAAAAGCACAATAACGGTGAATATTTAACGAATGATTGCTAGGACATAGTCTTTACAGCAAAGGGAATTCTTACCTGCACTTTTCTTGAGTTTTTCTTGTGGTTCGCAGGACACTCAGCCGTCTTCCGTCTCAAACAGTGCTCgagtcgcgcatgcgcagtgcGCTCTGCATCAGTCAATTAGCTCAGAACATCCTAGAAACCAAGATATGCACCTATTACAGGGGTAACACGTACATAAATTAACAGCACATCTGATAAAATCACGAGATAAGAgaaattttgaaatatgttttagaaaaatctgttttattctcCATGGAACTGGTCGATTCCTCATTTGGATAGACGGCTTTGTTGGCATCACGTGATCAGCTGTTtggtaaaattaatattttttaaatatagtaattACTGTTATTAAGGTGGTTTACAAAGCATAAACATAAAagtacatctaaaaaaaaaaaggcaaaccaAAAAATTATAACAGTAGACCTTGATATCCCTGAcaaattaaccatgtttttacTACAAATGAAACCAAACTATTGTTACTATAGTTAAGCCATGGAAACTACAAACTAACCAAAGGTTTGCTACACTagccatagtttaaccatggtatttgtagtaaaactgtggttatacagatggtaatcaatacacacacacacacgttattagacttatactataatatatataaatataactagtTAATTTTAGTAAAGGATGTCTTAATCTAGCACATAGGCACACATATTTTGCAATGTCTTGAGACAATGTTAATATAAAAGCATCTATACAGGCTACTAAATCATTTTCAAACCTGCAAAAACTGAACTTCTAAAACTGCTAAGTCTATTGGGTCTTTAAAAGACTATAATGACACCTAGGCTTttcaaactaaataaaagtttattagtGGTATTTGCATTACTATTGTTCATTCTTAGTGTTTTGATGAAACCCCTATATATTAAACTTGGCAACATAGATTGTACCATATTGCTTGATGTATGAAATCCTAATGCTTTTCTATTCTTCCAGATTTTCTCAGATGTTGATCTTAAACAAAAAAGCTTCTAAAAGTTACTCACAGTATTTTGTGTTAATCAAAacttaatacaggtttggaacaacatgaataaataaatacagacagaattttcatttttgtgtaaactatctCATTAAGGAAAGAGCCATCTGGAAAGATAAGAATTTCAGTGTAACCACctgtttataaattatttaacacTCCAGTTGTCCTAAAGCCCTGCCATATGCCATTTTAAATATTATCTGGGAGATCAGAATCATATAATTACTGTAACTTTCACACAAGATCTTTAATCTCTTTTACAGTAATGACAGTGGTTtcacaaatgaataaaatgagtATAAATTATGCAGGACTACAATATTTTCTTGCAGTTTGAAGCACTCAGTACTCACACATGGTTTGATCGAATCTTACAGACATTTTATTCATTCGTCTGAATTTAATGAAATAACATAGGGTGACTATACATCCTAATCAAATCAGCACAGTATTTGAAATGTTCCCATTCACAGATTTACACCTGAAGTGCTCTGTACAAAAGCTGTATTTAAACCCAGGTCATCTGAACATAAACACAATCATGCAATGATTATGTGGTCACCCTAATTTAAATGTAAGGAAAGCTGTGTAAAGAATGTGTATAAAAGGCTAACAAGTGGATTACATTTGATGAAATAGTTCatactatataaaatattcagGAAGGAGTAATGTAATTAAAACAAGAGAGTAAAAACGTGAAAATCACTGACAACTACATTAAGTGCCAAGAATTGGTTTTATGCCGTATTTTCTCAGTGGTGTTTCCCTTAAAGGACTCCAAGCAGTTTCAGAGCAACAGAGATGGAAAGCAGAATGACTCCAAAAAGCCCGATATATCCATATACACCACGCATCCTCTTAGCAGGATCTAAAACAGACAAACaacttaaaaaagttaacagtatCTTGAAAATGTACAcagcaatttataaaaaatatgcataaatacactttcttTTGAAAACACACAATATAATCCACAAACATACATGTGTCATTTAAATctataattaaatgcaaaataaatgcaaaccTTTTTGCATTTGCACTCTGATTCAGAAACAGATGTGAATGTGCTTTTGCATCTGAGAACAATCTAAAATTGCTACACGTTCATTTATTAAGACTTACCACCAGTGTAATAACCCCAGGCATAAGAGAACTTGCTCGTAACCCAGATGACTCCTAACACAGAGGCGGCAATCTGATATGGGAGATAAAAAATGCAAGATAAACAAAGGTGAACTGGGTAAAGGGTGTACATATGTGAGATAAGGATAGCACATGAAAAGagaatgaattaaaatatttaacaagagATTTATAGAACACACATTACAAGGAAATGTCCCTCTGCTAAATGATCAAGTGCAATCAATTTGATCAAAAGAATAATTATTCAGTTTAATAGGAACCTTTGTAAGGTTTATACAAACAGCATTAATGTTACTAAATATATTACTTCTAGTTGTCACTAAATAGGATGGAAGATGGTACAGATTGAGGTACAGCAATGCACAGCAGGGTTTTGGACTGGGCAGAACTGGCTCCATTTCAATTAATTATCTGGAATTGCCTACGTCCACATTAAACTGTAATTTGAATTGGAAAAGCAGGAAGAAGAATGTGCTGAATtgcaattaaaacacattttataaactCACAAACAAAAATCTATCTATAAAACATAATTGGGTTACACCAAGTCTTGACAAAATGCCGACCACAATGTTTGAGATAACATCAATATTTTGGGTATTTCGGGGAATTCTATATTCCCCTTACAGCAGTTACATGGGTTTCTTGGAACTGTTGTTCATTTTTTAATTGCACACAACTGTGATACTCACAGGATACTCCAATGCAGCAATAGTCTGGAACACCAGCCACTGTGGATACACCTCCAGTGTGTTCTGATGAGCTCTCTGGATACAGTTGAACACTTGCTCCTTATCACTGTACATGGTGGGATACTACACACAAAACACGAGAACATATGCACTGGTTCCAAATCAGAAATCAAAATTTAATATGCATCAGTATAATTTCAGCAATGCAACAGCATGCATTGCATATGAAGCCTTATCGTACCTTTACTCCATACTTCTTCCGTGCACTTCCAACTTGGAACCCGAGATACATCAACATGACAAAACtgtacaaatatgtaaaaattgcATAGCCAAAGTTGGCTGGAAGCAGGTTTTCGATCGCCATTTGTTCAGATGAAAAGTTCAGGATCTGTTATCTGTATCAAGCACGAGCTATTCGAGCTGTTCTACTTTTCTTTGTAGGAAATAAATGCACAATCATTCGACTCAAGCacagtgtgtttttttctttctaaatacgagttcattcactcccccaaaCACAGACATCTCGCGATATAAGACGATCTCTCGAGAGACTAGTGTTTAACAGTACTAACGCATTTATTAGTGTTAGACAACTCgaagaaacaactatatataaataaagtaaacaataTGTAAACATTGCGTAATTATGTGACGGTATTTTCAGTTTTATagtcaatataaaataaatctgttataaaaaatacaataatgtgaattttaaaaaatgttcatcAAACACTGTTGCTTGGGTGGAATTTTCTAGAATCCATCTTCCCCCACCCGTGTGACGTCATTGGGTTTCGGTTAAGAAGAGGAACAAGCTGCACACGAGCCACTTCACGCTGAATCCGCCAACCGCTCGCGAGAAAACGACGACGTTTACTGAAGACAGGCACTGGCTATTAAAAAAACACGTTTTGTTTCAATAATTCCTCCACAATTTGACCTTACTtttgaattaaaatacatttatttgacaatCGTTGAATTCTGATAGTTTCTGTTTTGAACTCGCTCGAGGAGTATCGAGTGATATAACGTTACATTATAGCGTTTTCCTCAAAGGCGGTTATCTTGCTGTTGGATCGAGTCCCTTTTGACGGTAAGTTAAGTTAAATACTATTTATagttaatatttatatacttGATTTTTAAGTGAGCATTTTAACGTTGTTCAATAGTAGTTACTTGCAATCTTCGCTAAAATAGCAACATGAATCTAACCGTTAGTTAGCAAATCTAGAAGCAAATACAGAAAGGCGAACAACACTTTAAAACACCCggaatatatttattaatctatgGATGGTGAAATAAGGATTTTGTTACAGTGATTTTATGATAACGGTGGTTAATTATAGTGTTTCTCGCGGAATGTTCTAGATCCGAGTATGTTGTGTAATTTGATCGACAGGAGAAGCGGGGCTTATATACAGGAAGGCgaacaacatttaaatgtattcatacaaccggaatatatttattaatctatgGATGGTTAAATAAGGATTTTGTTGCCGTTATTCTATGATAACCTTGGTTAATTACTATAGTGTTTCTTGTGGAATTTTCCAGATCCGAGTCTGTTGTGTAATTTGATCGACGGGAGGGGCGGGGCTTCGTTACACAACGTCACCTGACCTACTTTTAGTTCGAGAACGTTCTCCTTTGTTCCCCATTACTACCAACTGTAGTGTTGTTGTAGTAATGTTTGAAAATATGGCTCATTATTaatgtaaagacaaaataaaaccTCAACCTATAAATTATTGtccatataaaacaaaaaactttcacaacgttataaatgtaacaaatatcaACATACTCGGTGTATTCATCACAGTAGCGTTACCTTAAGACATTTGTTTTGTAATACAAGTTCtctgaaatgttgttttaatatacaaatctttattaaaaaaaaaattaagttgaataCATTTCCAAAACAGAAATTTGGTTAAAGCCAGTATCAAAAATCTgacatgtttagatttttttcgtATATCTAACTCCATAAAGTAGGAACTAATCAAaagccaagattttttttttaaatatgtaaactaaACACTGGCCTCTGTTAAGAcctgcagaatatatatatatataattttttttgattgattaaaCTGTTAGTTCACTAGTAACATCTGATGCTTTATGTTTGTAGGTTTGATCATGAAGGAGGCCAGCCCTGGACGTCTCAGTGAGGGTGTGAAGCTCATCTTTGATCAGAAGGCTCCGTCTGGTCGCAGATCCTCTCgctccagcagcagcagcagtgacaGCTCGTTCTCCAGCAGCAGGGGGAGCCGCTCCTCCCGCAGGTCACCGAGCTCTTCACGGAGCTCATCCTCCGACAGTGACTCTTCCTCACCATCACGCTCTCGCTCACGTTCCCGCTCCCATCCACGCTGCTCAGGCCGCTCACGCTGCCGTCACAGGCACCATTCTCCTCCTCGCCGCTACCGGGCTCGCTCCCGCTCTTACAGCCCTTCTCCTGAACGTTCCTCCCACCGCAGGCGATACCAGCGCTCTCCATCCCCCTACGGCTACTCCAGACGTTACAGGCGTTCTCCGTCCCGATCCCGCTCTCGCAGTCGCTCCCCTGTCTACTGGAGGGGAAGCAGGTTTGTGGGGAGGTACCGGTGCCGTTTCTCCCGCTCACCCAGGAGATCCAGAGATTACAGAAGCCGGTCTCGCAGCCGTGATCGCTCTGCGGTCCGCCTCAGCCTCGAGGGTAAGATCAGTTTcactttaattattaaatatcgCTACGTTactatacaaatattatatatgctACAAGACCAAAAGGAGatgtgtatataaaaaattattattttatttttttacaaataaaccaCAGCTGCTAATAACcttaatttcagtctgttcctcacatcTCAGGGTATCATTTAGCTTTAGAAGTTTTTTAATACACTGCATGAGTAATATGGATGACTtttgatgctttattttatttagcaattacTGTGCACTatgcaaaaaataacagcaatatatattttttcatcacCAGGTTCTATGATTGTAAGTTATAGAAAAAGTCCTCTTCTTTCTCAGATTCTGATgctagaaagtaaaaaaataaattgtaattggaatatttgataaattacaaaaaagtttaaaagcatgtaaatgtaatattacagatagattcaaaatatttaatgtaattaaaatatttagcgTATATAGCTTAAATTATAACATTATTCATATCTTTGATACATAATTGGCGTCTTATATAATCAATtatctaatatttttttctaataaattaaGATGCAGATTATAGTACTGctgaatgctttaaaaatgtttaaaatttacaAAGTACTTGAAACTTTTTTAAATAGTCTATCTTATGCAATTTTACTCCTAAAGTAAATGTGAgcaagtaaataatttttttttctttttttgctgcaGTTAGTTTGTTGGGTGACTAGTTGATAATGCTGACTAGGGAggtaaatgacataattttaatctAAACTTTCAAATCTTCCACAGAGAAGAAGTATCTGTTAAATGTGGCCAAAGAAAATGCTGCCAGGATTCTGGGAGTGCAGAACTTGGAGCTGCCAGCTAGCCTGAAGGAGCTGGAGGAGAAGGAGAAGAGATCGTCATCAGATAAAGAAGAAAGGGTGAGCGCAAGCCAGGCACCACAGAAGACACCAGCACAGGTGAGCCTCACAAACATGCATACAGACGTGCCACTAACACACACAGTATTAGTTTGACTTCTGTAATGTTGCATGAACGTCCTGGGTGTTAGACATTTGACAATTATATCTGTGATCTCGGGACGTTGACTAACCCGTTGAAACACGTCTATTTAAAATGTGATTGCGCGCTGTACTTACCCAACCTGGGTCACCATGTAATCTGTCTCCTCAGACATGAATGATTTTACCTGATGGATTTAATGGAATGATGAACAGCACTTGTCCGGATTAGGTAATGGTACATGTTAAAGATTATGTACtgctgtgaagtgtgtgtgtgtgtatgtgtttgaatgaatgaatgagcacATGCCTATTATTCCTCTCACTGTATTGAGGAGTGGCATTTAGCTTcaattgctttgtttttttttgtatcatttctGTTCCTGTAGAACTGAAACTCCTCCACCCTTTGGACAAAGAGGGAGAGAGGGGGAGGTCACTTGACTTGAATGACACCAGCTTTAAGTCTTATGTGCACAACTGCAAAGGTTAAGTAATTGTGTATGATGTCAGCGGTAGCCTTGTGTCGAACAAAAACAGACCACATGCATCTGTGTGATTCACCTCGCACTCAACACTTTGAGACACCACACAACAGCACATATGCGggaaagtttgtggtcagtagattttcaggtgtgttttttttttatttttttaatttttttttacattttttatttaaatcaatactttcagcaagcatgcattgaaatgactgaaaatggcagtaaaggtatttataatgttaaaaagaaatgctgttcttttgaactctcaacttaaataatcctaaaaatggatcatggtttccacaaaaaaatgaaaccatttcagctttgatcaaagtaAGAAGTTGaaatgtaaagtgtttttttttttgttttttttggatcaaataaatgtagccttaatGAGTTAGTCAGTATGTGATACTTttcaaaaactataaataaatttaaaaaaaaacatactgaccccaaacttttaaacgttAGTGTCTCTTTACAGCTGTTAGAACTACAGAAAATGACTTATGTTTGCTGATGGTTGAACTGGGTTGCGTTGTCATTTACCAGAGTCTTCCTCTATTCATCGTGTGTGTGAAGACCAGAGAGGGCTCGCCCTACGGTGACTAATGGGGTTTGGAAAAATATAGTCTCACTAATTCATTTTTGTATGTTTGCTTTTTTGGGGCTTTGTTCATACGTTTTGttcaaaatcttttatttatatatatatatatacacacattattttGGATCATTTTAGATCCGTTTAGTATGGAAGCCTGTTTACGCcacaaaattaaaagtaaataaatgtcattttgacTTTCACAATGGGTTTTCCTggcaattcagacttttcttctAAATTAAGATGCAAACTTGCTAAATCCATATTTTACAAAATCATATTCATTTTGAAATCgaattaaaatgtaacttttagaCTGCAattgttttcgtttttttttcacattttggatTCATTCATATAAAGTTTGAACCACTTCAGACACTGCATATGCTTGAATTGTAAATCGCTACAAATCAGGAGTTGTTTAAAATTACTGGACATATGTACAGTGTGAACAAAGCCTTTGtatataaattacaatttttgCTTGTAAAAGAACTGCCATTTTAGTACTAGTACTTTTTGTGCTATCAGTTGTAAATGAGTTTAATCCAAATGGTGTTTTTGATGTCAGACTGATTTAAAGAGCAGCACTGGCATTACACAGGTCAGAGTCCCTTCTATTTGCCTTTTTGCATTTCTTAAACACCGAACTGAGGGCATCATGTGGTACTGATGTTTCAAGGTTTACATCAAACAGACAGTGATTTAATTATCCCATTCCCCTTTTCTGTCTTTAGGTAAACGTTGCAAATGATGATGGCGAGGCAGACGCTTCCCCGACGTCTCCCAAGAGACGGCCAATTAACTTCAGCATCAATGTAAGTTCATTAAAGCTTATTCACATATAATGACTGTAAGagtatattgaaatattaaagtTGATCTTACCTTTTTATATTGACAGAATACCATCGTCAGACCATCAAACAGCCCAACGGTCCATGACAGTAAGGTAACATCAAGAGCCGACAGCGTAGCCGACAGGAAGCCATATGGACAGTGGGTCCCCATCAGCAGATCCTCTtctaaaaaataaacactgagaTTCAACATTGATGTAAAAAGACTGTATATAGTGTAAATAGTTTGTGTAGTGATCACgtagggtgggtgggtgggtagGGGACACCTGAATTCATCATGAATGTTTTCTTTCAGATATAAAGTGGGTTTTGTTGAAGAAGGCAAGAGGATGTCAGACAGGTGGGAAATATTGTGTACATTTgtggtggttttttttttatttttttgtgtgttttgttcagtagatcaaaataaaaatgcaaaacaaaaacgtgtgcttttttttttttttcctttcagaaattataaaatgttaaatgatgaattaatatttccaatttagattaaacttaaaaaaaaaaaaaaaaaagttcagtgagTTGATGGCACAAAGCCTGCCAAGAACATGTCAGAGCCATAATTACACCCACATAAACAATTTATAAATACATGGAGGATGTATATAAATTTAATTCTGGGATGATGTTTGACCTGTACACGTTTTTAGTGAGATTAAATATAAAGATATTCAGCTATTTCTccgaattaaaatatttaatttatattttaattattaaaaacctgaTGAGAACACCCTGAGCTTCATGTCCAGGACTCTGGGTGGCGCTGTTGCACTGCACAGTAGTTGAGTCTGGCACATATCAAAACATTACTAGCTTAACgaggaaaatattttatagtagtTATTGGAGATTAACCTTCCATAATTGCTGCTGATATCATAGAAACTAATCAGCAGACAATAATGATAGCTACATATGCATAACAGAAGGACTTTTCTCTCTCAAAATAGTTAACCCTGGCCAAAAACGAAATTTCGAGGGACTTTCGACTGTTCTGTTGACga
This window of the Carassius gibelio isolate Cgi1373 ecotype wild population from Czech Republic chromosome B13, carGib1.2-hapl.c, whole genome shotgun sequence genome carries:
- the LOC127969936 gene encoding microsomal glutathione S-transferase 3, which gives rise to MAIENLLPANFGYAIFTYLYSFVMLMYLGFQVGSARKKYGVKYPTMYSDKEQVFNCIQRAHQNTLEVYPQWLVFQTIAALEYPIAASVLGVIWVTSKFSYAWGYYTGDPAKRMRGVYGYIGLFGVILLSISVALKLLGVL
- the LOC127969934 gene encoding arginine/serine-rich protein 1; this translates as MKEASPGRLSEGVKLIFDQKAPSGRRSSRSSSSSSDSSFSSSRGSRSSRRSPSSSRSSSSDSDSSSPSRSRSRSRSHPRCSGRSRCRHRHHSPPRRYRARSRSYSPSPERSSHRRRYQRSPSPYGYSRRYRRSPSRSRSRSRSPVYWRGSRFVGRYRCRFSRSPRRSRDYRSRSRSRDRSAVRLSLEEKKYLLNVAKENAARILGVQNLELPASLKELEEKEKRSSSDKEERVSASQAPQKTPAQVNVANDDGEADASPTSPKRRPINFSINNTIVRPSNSPTVHDSKVTSRADSVADRKPYGQWVPISRSSSKK